DNA sequence from the Corynebacterium freneyi genome:
CGTCGCTGGACGTCTACGGGAAGCTGGAGGAGCCGGATCATGTTCGTGATCGCCGGGCGGGACCGCCCGATGCGGTCGGCGAGTTCCGCCTGCGTCACGTCGAACTCCTCGAGGAGCTGCTGGTACGCCGCGGCCTCTTCGAGCGGATTGAGTTGCACCCGGTGGATGTTCTCCAGGAGGGCGTCGCGAAGCATGGACGAGTCGGAGGTCTCGCGGACGATCGCGGGAATGGCGTCGAGTCCGGCAAGCTGACTGGCCCGCCAGCGACGCTCGCCCATGATGATCTCGAACTCGGGCTGCTCGGCCTTCGGATCCTTGGCCCGCGCTTCCTCGAGCGTCTTCGCCCGTACATCATCTCCGATGGGGCGGACGACGATCGGCTGCATGAGCCCGAACTCGCCGATCGAATGAGCGAGTTCCCGCAACGGCTCTTCGTCGAAGACCTCGCGCGGCTGCCGCGGGTTCGGAACGATGAGCGGGATGGGGATCTCACGGTACGACGCGCCAATGTCCGAGGACCGGTATCCGACGCCGGCTTCGACGGCTTGCTCCGAGCCCTCCGGTCCGCTCCCTCCCGCAGTGCCACTGGTTTCGCCGCGGACGGATCCCTGTGTTTCACGTGAAACATCAGCACTTGCTTGACGACGATTTGCCGTTTCGTCACTGTGACGTTTCATAGGTGACCCGCCAGTCGAGCCATATTCGTCACTGTGACGCTTCTGGCTCGAATCGCGTCTCATCGTATTGCGGCCGGCGATGCGATCGGCCTGAGCGAGGCCGGACGAATCCGGTCGCCGTGACTTAGGGCCGAAGATGATGTCCGCGGCATTATCGCCGACGGCCGGATTCTGCTCCGGGGCAGTCGGGATGAGAGCGGCCAAGCCGCGACCGAGACCGCCGCGACGGGAGTCCTTCTTGTCCTGCGCCATGGTTCGTCCTTCAACTAGTGGTTCTCGGGAGCGACGCCGATGGCA
Encoded proteins:
- a CDS encoding ParB/RepB/Spo0J family partition protein, with translation MAQDKKDSRRGGLGRGLAALIPTAPEQNPAVGDNAADIIFGPKSRRPDSSGLAQADRIAGRNTMRRDSSQKRHSDEYGSTGGSPMKRHSDETANRRQASADVSRETQGSVRGETSGTAGGSGPEGSEQAVEAGVGYRSSDIGASYREIPIPLIVPNPRQPREVFDEEPLRELAHSIGEFGLMQPIVVRPIGDDVRAKTLEEARAKDPKAEQPEFEIIMGERRWRASQLAGLDAIPAIVRETSDSSMLRDALLENIHRVQLNPLEEAAAYQQLLEEFDVTQAELADRIGRSRPAITNMIRLLQLPVDVQRRVAAGVLTAGHARALLGIKTGTADQSMLADRIIAEGLSVRATEEAVTLINRGEDAGIRRKREPLPQPEKLTTWADRLSDTFDTKVSATMGKRKGRIVIEFGDLADFDRIMSLIGDPGEDQ